In the genome of Sphingomonas naphthae, one region contains:
- the fliG gene encoding flagellar motor switch protein FliG, with product MDEATNMTVDSEAPAGSAAAAILMMLLEEGEAAAVLGQLDPEEVQHLGGAMYGVADVTESQISGVLDLFVDKARSRTTLGGFGAERQIRGMMEKALGADRAETVISRIAPPQKASSLAALKWMDAQTIAAMVEAEHPQLIALVLTHLEAPIAADVLGQLDEQIQADVVYRVATMGPVTAEAIADLEWLLMKPVKRSPAAQTKRGGATEAAQIMNNSRKAAEQRIIKALQKLDKNLARSIEDEMFVFDNLMALDDKGLGAVLRAVESDTLVVALKGADERMRTRFYGCMSARAAQSIQDEIADRGPMRLAEVQEAQRDMLNAARKLAAEGTINIGKDDDYV from the coding sequence ATGGATGAGGCGACCAACATGACCGTCGATAGCGAAGCCCCGGCCGGCAGCGCCGCCGCCGCGATCCTGATGATGCTGCTCGAAGAGGGCGAGGCCGCAGCGGTCCTCGGCCAGCTCGATCCCGAGGAGGTCCAGCACCTCGGCGGCGCGATGTACGGCGTCGCCGACGTGACCGAGAGCCAGATTTCGGGCGTGCTCGACCTGTTCGTCGATAAGGCGCGCAGCCGCACCACGCTGGGTGGCTTCGGCGCCGAGCGGCAGATCCGCGGCATGATGGAAAAGGCGCTGGGCGCCGATCGCGCCGAGACCGTGATCTCGCGCATCGCCCCGCCGCAGAAGGCGTCGAGCCTCGCCGCGCTCAAGTGGATGGACGCGCAGACCATCGCCGCGATGGTCGAGGCCGAACATCCCCAGCTGATCGCGCTGGTGCTGACGCATCTGGAAGCGCCGATCGCCGCCGACGTGCTGGGCCAGCTCGACGAGCAGATCCAGGCCGACGTGGTTTATCGCGTCGCCACGATGGGGCCGGTGACCGCCGAGGCGATCGCCGATCTCGAATGGCTGCTGATGAAGCCGGTCAAGCGCTCGCCCGCCGCCCAGACCAAGCGTGGCGGCGCGACCGAGGCCGCGCAGATCATGAACAATTCGCGCAAGGCCGCCGAACAGCGCATCATCAAGGCGCTCCAGAAGCTCGACAAGAATCTCGCCCGCTCGATCGAGGACGAGATGTTCGTGTTCGACAACCTCATGGCGCTCGACGACAAGGGCCTCGGCGCGGTGCTGCGCGCGGTGGAGAGCGATACGTTGGTGGTGGCGCTGAAGGGTGCCGACGAGCGGATGCGGACGCGCTTCTACGGCTGCATGTCGGCACGCGCGGCGCAGTCGATCCAGGACGAGATCGCCGATCGCGGCCCGATGCGTCTGGCCGAGGTGCAGGAAGCGCAGCGCGACATGCTGAACGCCGCCCGCAAGCTGGCCGCCGAAGGCACGATCAACATCGGCAAGGACGACGATTATGTCTGA
- a CDS encoding sigma-54 interaction domain-containing protein: protein MANVGISAKALEACPTLVAWLAGAGIEAQAIDAATPPARESRRILHVSEKSLSRVTDLLIAVREGAPAFTASAKGFPAEIAFGLEDMAFGHALVAEFFRPAHRPACGEPASVQLLALAGRIARSDATVLLMGETGTGKEGMARFVHAESPRAAKPFIAVNCAALPETMLEAMLFGHQKGSFTGAGAAGEGLFRAADGGTLLLDEIAELPLVLQAKLLRALQEREVLPVGATQPIKVDVRIIAAGNRDLAAEVTAGRFRADLYWRLNVMALTLTPLGQRRQDIRAITAALLLRHTNPGEAFAWPTSAALDRLMAHGWAGNVRELDNVLQRALVLRAGERLEADDLMIDAAPMPTFAAAPAAIEIAAPVASNVVPLRLADAARSSEAVAIEEALAATGGHRLRAAQRLGISERTLRYRLAGLRSAAAA, encoded by the coding sequence ATGGCGAACGTCGGCATCAGCGCGAAGGCCCTCGAAGCCTGCCCCACCCTCGTGGCGTGGCTGGCCGGCGCGGGAATCGAGGCCCAGGCGATCGACGCCGCGACGCCGCCGGCCCGCGAGTCGCGCCGCATCCTGCACGTTTCCGAAAAGTCGCTGTCGCGCGTCACCGATCTGCTGATCGCCGTGCGCGAGGGCGCCCCCGCCTTCACCGCCTCCGCCAAGGGCTTCCCCGCCGAGATCGCCTTCGGGCTGGAGGACATGGCGTTCGGCCATGCGCTGGTCGCCGAATTCTTCCGCCCGGCCCACCGCCCGGCCTGCGGCGAGCCCGCCTCCGTCCAGCTGCTCGCGCTCGCCGGCCGCATCGCCCGCAGCGACGCCACCGTGCTGCTGATGGGCGAGACCGGCACCGGCAAGGAGGGCATGGCCCGCTTCGTCCACGCCGAGAGCCCCCGCGCCGCCAAGCCCTTCATCGCCGTCAACTGCGCGGCCCTGCCCGAGACGATGCTGGAAGCGATGCTGTTCGGCCACCAGAAGGGCAGCTTCACCGGCGCCGGCGCGGCGGGCGAGGGCCTGTTCCGCGCGGCCGACGGCGGCACGCTCCTGCTCGACGAGATCGCCGAGCTGCCGCTGGTTCTCCAGGCGAAGCTGCTGCGCGCGCTTCAGGAGCGTGAGGTTCTCCCCGTGGGCGCGACCCAGCCGATCAAGGTGGACGTGCGTATCATCGCCGCCGGCAACCGCGACCTCGCCGCCGAAGTCACCGCCGGCCGCTTCCGCGCCGATCTCTACTGGCGCCTCAATGTCATGGCGCTGACGCTCACGCCGCTGGGCCAGCGCCGCCAGGACATCCGCGCGATCACCGCCGCGCTGCTGCTGCGCCACACCAACCCCGGCGAAGCCTTTGCCTGGCCCACGAGCGCCGCGCTCGATCGCCTGATGGCGCACGGCTGGGCCGGCAACGTCCGCGAACTCGACAACGTCCTCCAGCGCGCGCTCGTGCTGCGCGCCGGCGAGCGTCTCGAAGCCGACGACCTGATGATCGACGCGGCACCGATGCCGACCTTCGCCGCCGCCCCGGCCGCGATCGAGATCGCGGCGCCGGTCGCCAGCAACGTCGTCCCCCTCCGCCTCGCCGATGCGGCCCGCTCGTCCGAGGCGGTCGCGATCGAGGAGGCGCTCGCCGCCACCGGCGGTCACCGTCTCCGCGCCGCCCAGCGGCTCGGCATTTCCGAACGCACCCTGCGCTACCGCCTCGCCGGCCTGCGCTCGGCGGCCGCGGCCTGA
- a CDS encoding MucR family transcriptional regulator, whose product MTEQTGSDLLTLTADIVAAHVSNNSVSVSDVPQLIEKVFASLQSLGTTPIETAVELKPAVPVRSSVKPDYIVCLEDGKKLTMLKRYLRTNYGMSPEDYRAKWNLPADYPMVAPNYAAKRRELAHSIGLGRKRAADPVVEDAAVEAPKRRGRRKATPEA is encoded by the coding sequence ATGACCGAGCAGACCGGCTCCGATCTTCTGACGCTTACCGCCGACATCGTCGCGGCCCATGTTTCCAACAACAGCGTGTCCGTAAGCGACGTGCCGCAGCTGATCGAGAAGGTCTTCGCCTCGCTCCAGTCGCTCGGCACCACGCCGATCGAGACGGCGGTCGAGTTGAAGCCGGCCGTTCCGGTCCGCTCGTCGGTCAAGCCCGACTATATCGTCTGCCTGGAGGACGGTAAGAAGCTGACCATGCTGAAGCGCTACCTGCGCACCAATTACGGCATGTCGCCGGAAGATTATCGCGCCAAGTGGAACCTGCCGGCCGATTATCCGATGGTCGCGCCGAACTATGCCGCCAAGCGCCGCGAGCTGGCCCATTCGATCGGCCTCGGCCGCAAGCGCGCCGCCGATCCGGTCGTCGAGGACGCCGCCGTCGAGGCGCCGAAGCGCCGTGGCCGCCGCAAGGCGACCCCGGAGGCCTGA
- a CDS encoding flagellar hook-length control protein FliK, which translates to MNLSAALPATPAIQPGAMPPAMLGPLPGTMPAASGFADLMATIAPAAEMPAPVAAPVVSAPVQPSAEGGETAALALLSVVAPASAVSRAAPVAETPAAAVPAIAAQPTVMPAASADAQPDATPEAPAPQSEQAANTTRPMVSSPLPRPMRAPKVATDPSQPVEGQPDDQAPTEEMPAEAEPQDAATDAKPIVATPQPATPQPAIPLAIVAPAPQIAAPVVKTVMPAKAEAAPTAKPAPAPRGPAKAAAPAEAEAGTPFTLPAADDSTDDAIPAPAETVHHVAPAHTSAATGETRIADSSQPAPADAAFTAQLDLAKDTQWLDQLARDISRTATREGELRFQLNPEHLGSLHVEIRNLAEGTAIRFVTDNEAAAQAMADAQPRLIAEAQAQGLRIAAAHVEVSSDTPRPQDGQPQPQQQQHTAGNPPQGQPQQAPAQHFGQPSGQQQRRPEQPQPFLNHDAVSVPVEESADDAGRYA; encoded by the coding sequence ATGAACCTGTCCGCCGCCCTCCCCGCCACGCCCGCGATCCAGCCGGGCGCGATGCCGCCGGCGATGCTCGGGCCGCTGCCCGGCACGATGCCGGCCGCGTCGGGCTTCGCCGATCTGATGGCGACCATCGCCCCGGCCGCCGAGATGCCCGCCCCCGTCGCCGCGCCGGTGGTGTCGGCACCCGTGCAGCCGAGCGCGGAAGGTGGGGAAACCGCCGCGCTGGCGCTGTTGTCCGTCGTGGCGCCGGCATCCGCCGTCTCGCGCGCGGCGCCCGTCGCCGAGACGCCGGCTGCGGCTGTTCCGGCGATCGCCGCTCAGCCGACCGTCATGCCGGCTGCCTCCGCCGACGCGCAGCCAGATGCCACCCCTGAAGCACCCGCGCCCCAGAGCGAGCAGGCGGCCAACACGACACGGCCGATGGTTTCGTCGCCGCTGCCCCGCCCGATGCGCGCTCCGAAGGTCGCCACCGATCCGTCCCAGCCGGTCGAAGGCCAGCCTGACGATCAGGCACCGACCGAAGAGATGCCCGCCGAGGCCGAACCGCAGGATGCCGCGACCGACGCGAAGCCGATAGTCGCAACGCCGCAGCCGGCGACGCCGCAACCCGCCATTCCTCTCGCGATCGTGGCCCCGGCTCCCCAGATCGCCGCGCCGGTGGTCAAGACGGTGATGCCCGCCAAGGCCGAGGCCGCGCCGACGGCAAAGCCTGCCCCGGCACCGCGCGGTCCGGCGAAGGCCGCAGCCCCCGCCGAAGCCGAGGCGGGCACCCCCTTCACGCTGCCCGCCGCCGACGATTCGACCGACGACGCCATCCCCGCGCCGGCGGAAACCGTCCACCATGTCGCGCCGGCCCACACGTCGGCCGCCACCGGCGAAACCCGCATCGCCGACAGCAGCCAGCCCGCGCCGGCCGATGCCGCCTTCACCGCCCAGCTCGATCTGGCGAAGGACACGCAATGGCTCGACCAGCTCGCGCGCGACATCAGCCGCACCGCGACGCGCGAGGGGGAATTGCGATTCCAGCTCAACCCCGAGCATCTCGGCAGCCTGCATGTCGAGATCCGAAATCTCGCCGAGGGCACCGCGATCCGGTTCGTCACCGATAACGAGGCCGCGGCCCAGGCGATGGCCGACGCCCAGCCGCGCCTGATCGCCGAGGCGCAGGCGCAGGGCCTCCGCATCGCCGCCGCGCATGTCGAGGTGTCGAGCGACACGCCACGTCCGCAGGATGGCCAGCCGCAACCCCAGCAACAGCAGCACACCGCCGGCAACCCGCCGCAGGGCCAGCCCCAGCAGGCGCCCGCACAACACTTCGGCCAGCCCTCCGGCCAGCAGCAGCGCCGGCCCGAACAGCCCCAACCCTTCCTTAACCATGATGCCGTATCCGTCCCCGTCGAAGAGTCGGCTGACGATGCCGGCCGTTACGCCTGA
- a CDS encoding NAD-dependent epimerase/dehydratase family protein, with protein MAIVVTGAAGFIGAHVCRHLLARGERVVGVDSLDAYYPVRLKHDRLAWIRELPEAADAFAFHQLDFADEAALEAALAGEVIDRIVHLGAQAGVRYSLENPRAYVRSNLVGHVNLLEVGRALKVRHLVYASSSSVYGANASLPFRVEDRVDNPVSLYAATKRSDELMSETYAHLYRLPQTGLRFFTVYGPWGRPDMAPWLFTAAILKGEPIRVFNEGKMRRDFTYIDDIVAGIVAALDHPPADDGAEKAGGSRAPHRLYNIGNNRAEELGDFIAMIERACGREAIKDYRPMQPGDVPATYADISAIQRDTGYAPTTPIAVGIPRFVDWYRTYTA; from the coding sequence GTGGCGATAGTGGTGACGGGTGCGGCGGGGTTCATCGGCGCGCATGTCTGCCGCCACCTGCTGGCGCGCGGCGAACGGGTGGTCGGCGTGGACAGCCTCGACGCTTATTATCCGGTGCGGCTGAAGCATGACCGGCTGGCGTGGATTCGGGAACTGCCCGAGGCCGCCGACGCCTTCGCCTTCCACCAGCTCGATTTCGCCGACGAGGCCGCGCTGGAGGCGGCGCTGGCGGGCGAGGTGATCGACCGGATCGTCCATCTCGGCGCGCAGGCGGGGGTGCGCTACTCGCTCGAAAATCCGCGCGCCTATGTGCGCTCGAACCTCGTCGGCCACGTCAATCTGCTGGAAGTGGGGCGCGCGTTGAAGGTGCGGCATCTGGTCTATGCCTCCTCCTCGTCGGTCTATGGCGCGAATGCCTCCTTGCCGTTCCGGGTGGAGGACCGGGTCGACAATCCCGTCTCGCTCTATGCCGCGACCAAGCGATCGGACGAATTGATGAGCGAGACCTACGCGCATCTCTACCGCCTGCCGCAGACGGGGCTGCGCTTCTTCACGGTCTATGGCCCGTGGGGGCGGCCCGACATGGCGCCGTGGCTGTTCACAGCCGCCATCCTGAAGGGCGAGCCGATCAGGGTGTTCAACGAGGGGAAGATGCGGCGCGACTTCACCTATATCGACGACATCGTCGCCGGGATCGTCGCCGCGCTGGACCATCCGCCGGCCGACGATGGCGCGGAAAAGGCCGGGGGCAGCCGCGCGCCGCACCGGCTCTACAATATCGGCAACAACCGCGCCGAGGAATTGGGCGACTTCATCGCCATGATCGAGCGGGCGTGCGGGCGCGAGGCGATCAAGGATTATCGCCCGATGCAGCCGGGCGACGTGCCCGCGACCTATGCGGATATCTCCGCGATCCAGCGCGACACGGGCTATGCGCCGACCACGCCGATCGCTGTCGGCATCCCGCGCTTCGTTGACTGGTATCGCACCTATACGGCGTGA
- the fliE gene encoding flagellar hook-basal body complex protein FliE, which produces MKVDANSLLAMRSAILQQNSALQKAAAKPAAIGGVDATGPNSFSAALTDAIQQVNTQQSNASTITESYERGETTDVASVMLAREKASVGFQATLQVRNKLLSAYKDIMSMPV; this is translated from the coding sequence ATGAAGGTCGATGCGAATTCCCTGCTGGCGATGCGGAGCGCGATCCTCCAGCAGAACAGCGCGCTCCAGAAGGCCGCCGCCAAGCCCGCCGCGATCGGCGGCGTCGACGCGACCGGCCCGAACAGCTTCTCGGCCGCGCTGACCGACGCGATCCAGCAGGTCAACACGCAGCAGAGCAACGCCAGCACGATCACCGAATCCTATGAGCGCGGCGAGACCACCGACGTCGCCTCGGTGATGCTGGCGCGCGAAAAGGCCTCGGTCGGCTTCCAGGCGACCCTGCAGGTCAGAAACAAACTCCTGTCCGCCTACAAGGACATCATGAGCATGCCGGTATAA
- a CDS encoding AEC family transporter, with protein MILALGTVFPVFALILIGWAAGKRGILPATAVDGLNGFVVKLALPVLMFQFVAEADWRSLWHPHFVLALGGGMVLVFGATLLLARRQGLGEASIEALAAAYPNTAFMGIPIAQALFGAAGLAAAVIASLLTVCALFALTIMLVEYELHRERGLGHAALGVLRGLALNPLVFAPVLGGVWALTGIALPVPLHDLASLLGRAASPVALVTIGLFLAFTPAGGATARVAPLVLLKLVVQPLVTLLLVWLLAVPQPWGTAAILLAALPTGTGPFMVAALYRRDAAVIARVILVSTLISAATVSALVALTG; from the coding sequence ATGATCCTCGCTCTCGGCACCGTCTTTCCCGTCTTCGCGCTGATCCTGATCGGCTGGGCGGCGGGCAAACGGGGGATTTTGCCTGCCACGGCGGTCGACGGCCTGAACGGCTTCGTGGTAAAACTCGCGCTGCCGGTGCTGATGTTCCAGTTCGTCGCCGAGGCGGACTGGCGGTCGCTGTGGCACCCCCATTTCGTGCTGGCGCTGGGCGGCGGCATGGTGCTGGTGTTCGGCGCCACGCTGCTTCTCGCGCGGCGGCAGGGGCTGGGCGAGGCGAGCATCGAGGCGCTTGCGGCTGCCTATCCCAACACCGCCTTCATGGGCATCCCGATCGCGCAGGCGCTGTTCGGCGCGGCGGGGCTGGCGGCGGCGGTGATCGCCTCCCTGCTCACCGTCTGCGCCCTGTTCGCCCTGACGATCATGCTGGTGGAATATGAACTGCATCGCGAGCGCGGGCTCGGCCATGCCGCGCTCGGCGTGCTGCGCGGGCTGGCGCTCAACCCGCTGGTGTTCGCGCCGGTGCTGGGCGGCGTCTGGGCGCTGACCGGGATCGCGCTGCCTGTGCCGCTGCACGATCTGGCGAGCCTGCTGGGGCGGGCGGCCTCGCCGGTGGCGCTGGTCACGATCGGGCTGTTCCTGGCCTTCACGCCGGCCGGCGGGGCGACCGCGCGGGTGGCGCCTTTGGTGCTGCTGAAGCTGGTCGTGCAGCCGCTGGTGACGCTGCTGCTCGTCTGGCTGCTCGCCGTGCCGCAGCCCTGGGGCACGGCCGCGATCCTGCTGGCGGCCTTGCCCACCGGCACCGGCCCCTTCATGGTCGCGGCGCTCTACCGCCGGGATGCCGCCGTGATCGCGCGCGTGATCCTCGTCAGCACGCTCATTTCGGCGGCAACGGTATCGGCGCTGGTCGCGTTGACCGGGTGA
- a CDS encoding FliI/YscN family ATPase, protein MLGAIDPAGFQPRRIGRLVSFDGQMLEATGLKEPVGANVRVIDADGHGALAEVVGFKGDRTLLMALDADAPHSAGARVEPDRRGTMVDVGEALLGRIVDALGNPLDGMGPIVTQHRWPLAGTRGNPLDRSRVTQPFDMGVRAINALLTAGVGQRIAIAAGSGVGKSVLMGQMIKGAEADVIVVGLIGERSREVSDFIETKLKGDVRKKAAVVAVPADHPPILRLRAAMRATAIAEYFRAQGKRVLLLIDSLTRVAHAQREIGLSLGEPPTIKGYPPSALGLIPRLIERAGADSRTGGSITALYTVLADGGDTEDPIVDTARAIVDGHIILSRALAEQGVFPAIDVGKSLSRVMSDIIDRPHADAARTLRRLWSVYEENRDLILMGAYREGSDPSIDAAIAHMPLIQQFIRQDQDETIDLNSAVTTLVQHFGA, encoded by the coding sequence ATGCTCGGCGCGATCGACCCGGCCGGCTTCCAGCCGCGCCGGATCGGTCGGCTCGTGTCGTTCGACGGCCAGATGCTGGAAGCGACGGGGCTTAAAGAGCCGGTCGGTGCCAACGTCCGCGTGATCGATGCCGATGGCCATGGCGCGCTCGCCGAGGTCGTCGGCTTCAAAGGCGATCGGACCCTCCTGATGGCGCTCGACGCCGATGCCCCGCACAGCGCGGGCGCGCGGGTCGAGCCCGACCGGCGCGGCACGATGGTGGATGTGGGCGAGGCTCTGCTCGGCCGGATCGTCGATGCGCTGGGCAACCCGCTCGACGGCATGGGACCGATCGTCACCCAGCATCGCTGGCCGCTGGCGGGCACGCGCGGCAACCCGCTCGATCGCAGCCGCGTGACGCAGCCGTTCGACATGGGCGTGCGCGCGATCAACGCGCTGCTCACCGCAGGCGTCGGCCAGCGCATCGCCATCGCGGCGGGCTCGGGCGTCGGCAAATCGGTGCTGATGGGACAGATGATCAAGGGCGCGGAAGCGGACGTGATCGTCGTCGGCCTGATCGGCGAACGATCGCGCGAAGTGAGCGACTTCATCGAGACCAAGCTGAAGGGCGACGTGCGCAAGAAGGCCGCCGTCGTCGCGGTGCCGGCCGATCATCCGCCGATCCTGCGCCTGCGCGCCGCGATGCGCGCCACCGCCATCGCCGAATATTTCCGCGCGCAGGGCAAGCGCGTGCTGCTGCTGATCGACAGCCTCACCCGCGTCGCCCACGCCCAGCGCGAGATCGGGCTGTCGCTGGGCGAACCGCCGACGATCAAGGGCTATCCGCCCTCGGCGCTCGGCCTGATCCCGCGCCTGATCGAGCGCGCCGGCGCGGATTCGCGCACTGGCGGATCGATCACCGCGCTCTATACGGTGCTGGCCGATGGCGGCGACACCGAAGACCCCATCGTCGATACCGCCCGCGCGATCGTCGACGGGCATATCATCCTCAGCCGCGCGCTGGCCGAACAGGGCGTGTTCCCCGCGATCGACGTGGGCAAATCCCTGAGTCGCGTGATGAGCGACATCATCGACAGGCCCCACGCCGATGCCGCGCGCACCCTGCGCCGGCTCTGGTCGGTCTATGAGGAGAATCGCGACCTCATCCTGATGGGCGCCTACCGCGAGGGCAGCGATCCCTCGATCGACGCGGCCATCGCGCACATGCCGCTGATCCAGCAATTCATCCGCCAGGATCAGGACGAGACGATCGACCTTAACTCGGCGGTAACTACGCTGGTGCAACACTTCGGGGCATGA
- the fliF gene encoding flagellar basal-body MS-ring/collar protein FliF, with product MSELALTGSAGTLPATAKPATGPAGAVLQRIKAFTAQPAVAKSLPMLAIGLALAFAALAYFTLSTPPQKNLFSGLGDADKAAVVDQLKSAGIAYRIDSDTGSITVGESQYYQAKMLLAQQGLPKSAPDGDAVLSAMPMGASRAVEGERLRGAREMDLARTIEAIDAVEKARIHLAVEQPSVFLRDAKPAAASVMLTLRNGRALSEGQVQAIVNLVASSVPGLSPEGVSVVDQAGHLLSKQGGAAGGAMTQQVELQAQIEQRYRDALNKLLAPLVGADGFTAEVHADLDWAEVQATRESYPNKPGAIAAEQGGWQNDAAKAGPPGGIPGAIANEPPAPATASSQAPGQIPGVSTPPAAPAIAQGEAGKTSETYNRQFNLDHEVSVTKNPVGTVRRLSVAVALKQDGKPRGVAETKALEDLIKGAVGFDQQRGDLIAVTNRAFATPEAPEAAKWYEASWVAMAARQGGAVLVALILVLGVVRPMMKRRSVAAKEAAALIAAPAAGSAQAEAQKAAMGAEIAAAIASDSRENPAHPVTLEMIEAAPGYADRAQLIRNFVRQDPARAALVVRDLIRADLPQGEKRDG from the coding sequence ATGAGCGAACTCGCCCTGACCGGCTCGGCCGGCACTCTCCCCGCAACCGCCAAGCCCGCCACCGGCCCCGCCGGCGCGGTGCTTCAGCGCATCAAGGCGTTCACCGCCCAGCCGGCCGTCGCCAAGAGCCTGCCGATGCTGGCGATCGGGCTGGCGCTGGCCTTCGCCGCGCTCGCCTATTTCACGCTTTCGACGCCGCCACAGAAGAATCTCTTCTCGGGCCTCGGCGATGCCGACAAGGCCGCCGTGGTCGATCAGCTGAAGTCGGCCGGCATCGCCTACAGGATCGACAGCGACACCGGCTCGATCACGGTGGGCGAGAGCCAATATTATCAGGCCAAGATGCTGCTCGCCCAGCAGGGCCTGCCCAAGTCCGCGCCCGATGGTGACGCGGTCCTCTCCGCCATGCCGATGGGCGCCAGCCGCGCCGTCGAAGGCGAGCGCCTGCGCGGCGCCCGCGAGATGGACCTCGCCCGCACGATCGAGGCGATCGACGCGGTAGAGAAGGCCCGCATCCACCTCGCCGTCGAGCAGCCGAGCGTGTTCCTGCGCGACGCCAAGCCCGCCGCCGCCTCGGTCATGCTCACCCTGCGCAACGGCCGCGCGCTGAGCGAGGGCCAGGTGCAGGCGATCGTCAACCTTGTCGCCTCGTCGGTCCCCGGCCTCTCGCCCGAGGGCGTCTCGGTCGTCGATCAGGCGGGCCATCTCCTGTCGAAGCAGGGCGGTGCCGCCGGCGGCGCGATGACCCAGCAGGTCGAATTGCAGGCGCAGATCGAGCAGCGCTATCGCGACGCGCTCAACAAGCTGCTCGCGCCGCTGGTCGGTGCCGACGGCTTCACCGCCGAGGTCCATGCCGATCTCGACTGGGCCGAGGTGCAGGCGACGCGCGAGAGCTATCCCAACAAGCCCGGCGCGATCGCCGCCGAACAGGGTGGCTGGCAGAATGACGCGGCGAAGGCCGGCCCTCCCGGCGGCATCCCCGGCGCCATCGCCAACGAGCCGCCCGCCCCGGCCACCGCCTCCAGCCAGGCGCCCGGCCAGATCCCCGGCGTCTCGACCCCGCCTGCCGCCCCCGCTATCGCGCAGGGCGAGGCCGGCAAGACATCCGAGACGTACAACCGCCAGTTCAACCTCGACCACGAGGTTTCGGTCACCAAGAACCCGGTCGGCACCGTCCGCCGCCTGTCGGTCGCGGTCGCGCTGAAGCAGGATGGCAAGCCGCGCGGCGTCGCCGAGACCAAGGCGCTGGAAGATCTCATCAAGGGCGCGGTCGGCTTCGACCAGCAGCGCGGCGACCTGATCGCCGTGACCAACCGCGCCTTCGCCACGCCGGAAGCGCCCGAGGCCGCCAAATGGTATGAAGCGTCGTGGGTCGCCATGGCCGCCCGTCAGGGTGGCGCGGTCCTCGTCGCGCTGATCCTGGTGCTGGGTGTCGTCCGCCCGATGATGAAGCGCCGCTCGGTCGCCGCCAAGGAAGCCGCCGCGCTGATCGCGGCGCCCGCCGCCGGCTCCGCGCAGGCCGAGGCGCAAAAGGCCGCCATGGGCGCCGAGATCGCCGCCGCCATCGCCAGCGACTCGCGCGAGAACCCGGCCCACCCGGTGACGCTGGAAATGATCGAGGCCGCCCCCGGCTATGCCGACCGCGCCCAGCTGATCCGCAATTTCGTCCGGCAGGACCCCGCCCGCGCCGCTCTGGTGGTGCGCGACCTGATCCGGGCCGACCTGCCGCAGGGGGAGAAGCGCGATGGATGA
- a CDS encoding glutathione S-transferase family protein: MTITITAFETSPDRGRGLARDMGVRWALEEVGQPYDVRLVTFETMKQPAHLAIQPFGQIPTYEESGLALFESGAIILHIAERHGGLLPQDGDARARAIAWMFAAVATIEPPIVERSMAMLFEKDESWFAARQAMLDQRLGRKLDALAARLGEGEWLDDAFSAGDLLVINVLRRLGPSGFLNGYPALTAYVARGEARPAFQRAFAAQLAVFVAASGG; encoded by the coding sequence ATGACCATCACCATCACCGCATTCGAGACATCGCCCGATCGGGGCCGGGGCCTGGCGCGCGACATGGGGGTGCGCTGGGCGCTGGAGGAAGTGGGCCAGCCCTATGACGTGCGGCTCGTCACCTTCGAGACGATGAAGCAGCCGGCGCATCTGGCGATACAGCCGTTCGGCCAGATCCCGACCTATGAGGAAAGCGGGCTGGCGCTGTTCGAATCCGGCGCGATCATCCTGCATATCGCCGAGCGGCATGGCGGGCTGCTGCCGCAGGATGGCGATGCGCGGGCGCGGGCGATCGCCTGGATGTTCGCGGCGGTCGCCACGATCGAGCCGCCGATCGTCGAGCGCAGCATGGCGATGCTGTTCGAGAAGGACGAGAGCTGGTTCGCGGCGCGGCAGGCGATGCTCGACCAACGGCTGGGCCGCAAGCTGGACGCGCTGGCGGCGCGGCTGGGCGAGGGCGAATGGCTCGACGACGCGTTCAGCGCGGGCGACCTGCTGGTCATCAACGTGCTGCGCAGGCTCGGCCCCTCGGGTTTCCTGAACGGCTATCCCGCGCTTACCGCCTATGTCGCGCGGGGCGAGGCGCGGCCGGCGTTCCAGCGCGCCTTCGCGGCGCAACTGGCGGTCTTCGTCGCCGCGTCGGGCGGCTGA